One Cryptomeria japonica chromosome 9, Sugi_1.0, whole genome shotgun sequence genomic window carries:
- the LOC131072972 gene encoding EPIDERMAL PATTERNING FACTOR-like protein 2 — protein sequence MRLKIRSYTSLVLLLHLVIGVLPLVHGRPTLLNIRTALVQAEIPSSRVADGRKPGQMQQVESMIGSSPPKCHSKCNSCGPCEPVQIPAEPKGRNSSSSSIAFQRPMRNQENTNYKPMNWKCKCGNNLFNP from the exons ATGAGACTGAAGATCAGAAGCTATACTAGTTTGGTTTTACTGCTGCATCTTGTAATAGGCGTGCTTCCTCTTGTGCACG GACGCCCAACACTGCTGAACATAAGGACAGCTCTTGTCCAAGCTGAAATTCCCTCTTCAAGA GTTGCAGACGGAAGAAAACCAGGGCAGATGCAACAAGTAGAGTCCATGATTGGCTCAAGTCCTCCTAAATGCCACAGTAAATGCAATTCATGTGGGCCATGTGAGCCAGTTCAAATTCCTGCAGAACCCAAGGGCagaaattcaagttcaagttcTATAGCTTTTCAGAGGCCTATGAGAAACCAAGAAAATACCAACTACAAGCCCATGAATTGGAAATGCAAGTGTGGAAACAACTTATTCAATCCATAG
- the LOC131072981 gene encoding protein TIFY 8 yields MATIDMAGEAQPFFHDFLGMTPNGDASKQQQEIAGFRIRNGSRHASAYAQPDLEGETSVKSSSRAIIDICAENSVCSAPARLTGGPSLAFADPSCSSRDSERLLVDKSRSGILSHGNKSAFRRPETDSKSAGKKRDSPPSTSANTIEQHTIQMTVDRTETTRSPKMAKFESKEDRVPNLKQHNVDDFHLAMQPPKPALSCPSLLQPSSSKPDVTVSKRWETSSLYGPSRLGRLGGYDEKISCTPAADNATVPSFAQPAADEGSRTGLQGSGIANLVSNGPWTNTCKSTGAPGLSGSRSKPWSKSAGSDSVLPPSRQIGASASSQLTIFYGGQAHVFDDVSPEKADAIIGLAGSSGRSWSTTYSSQTRSSLQPSATVPFAGPSTNQRTLRSLQESSG; encoded by the exons ATGGCCACAATTGATATGGCTGGGGAAGCGCAGCCATTTTTTCATGACTTTCTGGGGATGACACCTAATGGAGATGCAAGCAAGCAGCAGCAGGAGATTGCCGGCTTCCGCATTCGAAATGGGTCTCGCCATGCTTCTGCTTATGCTCAGCCTGACCTAGAGGGGGAAACCTCTGTGAAATCTTCTTCACGGGCTATTATTGACATTTGCGCTGAGAACAGTGTGTGTTCTGCGCCGGCAAGGCTTACAGGAGGGCCGTCTCTCGCTTTTGCTGACCCGAGTTGTTCAAGCAGGGATTCAG AGAGATTGCTGGTGGATAAGTCTAGAAGTGGGATTCTGTCACATGGCAATAAAAGTGCCTTCCGTAGGCCTGAAACTGACAGCAAGTCAGCAGGGAAGAAGAGGGACAGTCCACCCTCCACCAGTGCAAACACTATTGAGCAACATACGATTCAGATGACAGTGGATAGAACCGAGACTACTCGCTCCCCCAAG ATGGCCAAATTTGAGTCCAAGGAAGACAGGGTACCAAATTTAAAACAACATAATGTGGATGATTTTCATCTGGCAATGCAGCCACCAAAACCAGCTTTATCTTGCCCCAGTTTACTGCAACCATCATCTTCCAAGCCCGATGTAACGGTTTCCAAGCGGTGGGAGACCTCTTCATTATATGGTCCTTCTCGCCTTGGCAGATTGGGAGGATATGATGAAAAGATATCTTGCACTCCAGCTGCAGATAATGCTACTGTGCCTTCGTTCGCGCAGCCTGCAGCAGATGAGGGTTCTCGGACTGGATTGCAGGGATCCGGCATTGCAAACCTGGTCAGCAATGGTCCTTGGACAAATACCTGCAAAAGTACAGGTGCCCCTGGGCTTTCAGGCTCTAGGTCAAAACCTTGGTCCAAGAGCGCTGGATCAGACTCTGTTCTTCCACCCAG CCGACAGATAGGTGCATCAGCTAGCAGCCAGTTGACTATCTTCTATGGAGGACAGGcccatgtttttgatgatgtttcTCCTGAAAAG GCAGATGCAATTATTGGATTAGCTGGATCGAGTGGGCGATCCTGGTCTACAACTTATTCTTCACAGACAAGATCTAGCTTACAACCCTCTGCTACTGTACCATTTGCAGGTCCAAGTACTAATCAACGTACATTAAGGAGCTTGCAGGAATCTTCAGGCTAG